A region of the Myxococcus stipitatus DSM 14675 genome:
CGCCCTCCGCGAGCAACTGCTCGGGCTGCGCGCGTTTCCCGTTCACCCGCACCTTCTTGGTGCGAATCATCTTGAACAGGTGGCTCACCGGAACGGTGGGCAGCCGTTTGCGCAGGAGTTTGTCCAGGCGCATCCCGGCGGTGTCGGTCTCGATTCGGTACTCGATCATTTGTGCTGGCGCGCGGACCAGACCATACGAATAATCCCGGGTCCATGCCGAAAGCCCCCAGTATCGAGAAGCTCCTCCAGAACGGGTCGGCCGAGTGGAACCGACTGCGCAAGGGCGGTCAGGTCCCGACCGAGCACACTGGCGCCACCTTCACGCAACTTTTCTCCGCCAACGCGGACCTGTCGGGCCTAGGGCTCGTGGGGTCCGAGTGGGAGCGGTGCGATTTGTCCAAAATCAACTTCCGGGACACGGACCTGTCGAACGCCTATTTCCATGGCGGGCGGCTCCAGGACTGTGACTTCCGGGGGGCGAACCTCGAGGGCGCCACCTTCGAGAAGCTGAAGCTCCTGCGCTGTGACTTCACGGGCGCCAAGGGCTTGGACGATATGGAGATGGACGACGTGGATATGGACCGCGTCGTCGGTCTGGACGGGGAAGAAGCCCCGCCGCCGCCTCCGCCGCCCGCCCAGGGAATCACCGCGTTCACCCGTGAACAGCGCGAGAAGGCGCTGGGCGTGCAGGCGAACGCGCTGCTCATGGGAGAGCCCGCCGCGGAGGAGTTGCCCCCGTTCAAGCCCCAGGACCCCCCTGGCTCCCTCTTCTTCCGAGGCCTGAAGCGCCTGGCCATGCCCCCGCTCTGGGTGCTGGACGTGCCGGGGCTGAGGCCGCTGGTGCCCCAGCGGATGCCTCCGGGCAGCTCGCTGGAGACGCTCTACCGCGAGGCGGTGAAGACGCGGCTGGAGAACAAGAAGCCGATGGCGGACCCGGCGGTGGTGGACAAGGCGCAGAAGTCGCTGCGCATGGGTGCGAAGGACGCCAACGTGGCGGCCATGTACCTGCGCGAGGTCGGCGTGCTGCCCCTGTTCCGCTTCGCCACCGCGCAGGTGTTGAAGGGTGCGCTGCGTGAAGAGGTGGAGGTGGATGACCTGACGGGCTCCATCGACCCCCGCACGACGGGCGCGCTGCTGGAGCTGCGGCTG
Encoded here:
- a CDS encoding pentapeptide repeat-containing protein, with amino-acid sequence MPKAPSIEKLLQNGSAEWNRLRKGGQVPTEHTGATFTQLFSANADLSGLGLVGSEWERCDLSKINFRDTDLSNAYFHGGRLQDCDFRGANLEGATFEKLKLLRCDFTGAKGLDDMEMDDVDMDRVVGLDGEEAPPPPPPPAQGITAFTREQREKALGVQANALLMGEPAAEELPPFKPQDPPGSLFFRGLKRLAMPPLWVLDVPGLRPLVPQRMPPGSSLETLYREAVKTRLENKKPMADPAVVDKAQKSLRMGAKDANVAAMYLREVGVLPLFRFATAQVLKGALREEVEVDDLTGSIDPRTTGALLELRLTHEVVEHLQEARRRLSATQLYTALLEAGFSPDNNWDEALESSEAALELAQMATGDNRDALFEGFQVFAALPEEARLRRLAYLAESVTNLELVSRMPEGMEPSWLNGPETRECHEREMTYVQSLKAEDIPSKVAALAKAELGVPEGEVPEESDGDLFIHLRCDVCGKEKLIVQSPDE